Below is a genomic region from Microbacterium sp. KUDC0406.
TACTCCAGCAGACCGTCCGGATCGATGTCAGCGCGGGGAAGACTCATGCCCCCAGCTTGGCACGCCGGTCCGTGCGTCGTCGGATCTCCTGCACGAGCAGCCGTCTCGCGCCCGATCTATGCGGGATGACGGCCGCCCAGCGCGGCCGTGAGCAGCTCGCCGGCCTCGACGACGGCATCCACCAGCCCCTCGCAGCGCTCCCAGGGCATCCGCAGCGTCGGGCCCATCAGCGTGACGGCGCCGACCAGCACGGAGTGCGAGTCGAACACGGGAGCGGCCAGGCCCGAGGTCGCCTCGAGCCGCTCGCCGACGGTGATCGCGTAGCCGGCGGCACGCGTCTCGGCGACGGCACGCCGCAGTTCGCGGGGGTCGGTGATCGTCGCGTCCGTGAGGGCGGGCAGCGGCTTCGACGTGATCTCGTCGAGCAGGTCGTCGCGCCAGGCGAGGATGACCCGGCCCGAGCTGCCCACGTGCAGCGGCTGGATGCGGCCGACGTACATCTCGCTGCGCAGGGCGTGACGCGTCTCGGCCAGGCCGGTGCACACCCGCGCCCCCTCCTCGGCGCGGAAGAAGCAGGCGGTCTCGCCGGTCTCGTCGCGCAGTGCGTTCAGGCGCGGTGCGAGCAGCTCGGTGAAGTCGCGGCTGCGGGCCGCCGGCCCGGCCCAGAACGCCATCCTCGCGCCGATGCGGAAGTCGTCGCCGGTGCGATCGAGGAATCCGTGCTGCACGAGGTTCCCCAGCAGACGGTGCGTCGTCGACGTCGGCAGCCCCGTGATCACGCGGATCTCGGCTGCGGTGCGCGTCGGTGCGGTGAGGGTGAAGGCGTCCAGGATCGCGGCGATCTTCCCCAGGACCAGGAGCGGCTGTTCTGCCATGCACTGATCCTATGGCGCCAACCGCTCTTCTCGAATTGTGAGAAACGACTTACTATGTGAGAACTGATTCCTCGAAGGGGAGGCTTCTCATGCCCGACTGGTACACCATGGGCGTCGTCGCGCTCGTCATCATCGCCGTCGTGCTCGCCATCGTCAGGTTCCGCATCAACCCCGTGATCGCTCTCGCCGTCGGCGCCGCCGGCATCGGGCTGCTCACCGGCCTCGGCCCGGTCGACACCGTGAAGACGATGACCACCGGCTTCGGCGAGGTCATGATGGATGCCGGACTCCTGATCGCCTGGGGCGTGCTGATCGGCGCGATGCTCAACGAGATGGGGGCGATCACCCGGCTGGTGGACACGCTGCTGCGCACCTTCGGCCCCAAGGGCATCCCGTACGCGCTCGGACTGTCCTTCGCCACTTATCTGCAGACGATCTTCATCGACGTCATGATCGTCATGGCCGCCCCGCTGGCCCGGCGCATCGCGCCGCGCCTCGGCAAGGCGGGCACCGGCATCATCGCGGCGACCTTTGCGATCAGCCTGGAGACGGGCATCGTGCTGATGGTTCCGGGTTTCGCCGCCGTCGCGCTCGCGGGCCTTCTGGGCGT
It encodes:
- a CDS encoding IclR family transcriptional regulator, with product MAEQPLLVLGKIAAILDAFTLTAPTRTAAEIRVITGLPTSTTHRLLGNLVQHGFLDRTGDDFRIGARMAFWAGPAARSRDFTELLAPRLNALRDETGETACFFRAEEGARVCTGLAETRHALRSEMYVGRIQPLHVGSSGRVILAWRDDLLDEITSKPLPALTDATITDPRELRRAVAETRAAGYAITVGERLEATSGLAAPVFDSHSVLVGAVTLMGPTLRMPWERCEGLVDAVVEAGELLTAALGGRHPA